The following coding sequences lie in one Saccharopolyspora hordei genomic window:
- the prcA gene encoding proteasome subunit alpha, whose amino-acid sequence MTMPFYTSPEQLMRERSELARKGIARGRSVVVLKYAGGILFVAENPSPTLHKVSEIYDRIGFAAVGRYSEFEALRVAGVRIADVRGYSYDRRDVTGRSLANTYAQHLGAIFTEQIKPFEVEICVAEVGFTAETDQLYRLTYDGSIVDEPQFVVMGGQADAITSKLKDSFSDGLELTDAAKVAIEALSSGGDGNRELGENQLEVAVLDRARPNRTFRRVRGAALRALLPERESGEDDSQGEDEGGKGKDEGSSNS is encoded by the coding sequence GTGACGATGCCGTTCTACACCTCCCCCGAGCAGCTGATGCGGGAGCGTTCCGAGCTGGCCCGCAAGGGCATCGCTCGGGGGCGCAGCGTGGTGGTGCTCAAGTACGCCGGCGGGATCCTGTTCGTCGCCGAGAACCCGTCGCCGACGCTGCACAAGGTGTCCGAGATCTACGACCGCATCGGGTTCGCGGCCGTGGGCCGCTACAGCGAGTTCGAGGCGCTGCGGGTGGCCGGGGTGCGCATCGCGGACGTGCGCGGGTACTCCTACGACCGGCGCGACGTGACCGGGCGGTCGCTGGCCAACACCTACGCCCAGCACCTGGGCGCCATCTTCACCGAGCAGATCAAGCCGTTCGAGGTCGAGATCTGCGTGGCCGAGGTCGGTTTCACCGCGGAGACCGACCAGCTGTACCGGCTGACCTACGACGGGTCCATCGTGGACGAACCCCAGTTCGTGGTGATGGGCGGTCAGGCCGACGCGATCACCAGCAAGCTCAAGGACTCCTTCAGCGACGGGCTGGAGCTGACCGACGCGGCGAAGGTGGCGATCGAGGCGCTGTCGTCCGGTGGGGACGGCAACCGGGAGCTCGGTGAGAACCAGCTGGAGGTCGCGGTCCTCGACCGCGCCCGCCCGAACCGCACCTTCCGCCGCGTCCGGGGCGCGGCGCTGCGCGCGCTGCTGCCGGAGCGGGAGTCGGGCGAGGACGACTCCCAGGGCGAGGACGAGGGCGGGAAGGGGAAGGACGAGGGGTCCTCGAACTCCTAG
- a CDS encoding ubiquitin-like protein Pup gives MSQDKVQRHGGGDGEEEQGPEAAGQERREKLGEDVDAILDEIDDVLEENAEDFVRAYVQKGGQ, from the coding sequence ATGTCCCAAGACAAGGTTCAGCGCCACGGCGGCGGCGACGGCGAGGAAGAGCAGGGGCCGGAGGCCGCCGGCCAGGAGCGCCGCGAGAAGCTCGGCGAGGACGTGGACGCCATCCTGGATGAGATCGACGACGTCCTGGAGGAGAACGCCGAGGATTTCGTCCGGGCCTACGTCCAGAAGGGCGGGCAGTAG
- the dop gene encoding depupylase/deamidase Dop, whose product MRRIMGTEVEYGIVVPGDSSANPVLTSTHIVLAYAAAADIPRARRARWDYEVESPLRDARGFDLSAASQQTNGSDGDDLGAANVILTNGARLYVDHAHPEYSAPEVTNPRDAVIWDKAGERVMEEAAIRAASVPGTAPIQLYKNNIDGKGASYGTHENYLMARSTPFTAVISGLTPFFASRQVMCGSGRVGLGQAGEKAGFQLSQRADYIEVEVGLETTLKRGIINTRDEPHADADKYRRLHVIIGDANLAETSTYLKLGATALVLDMIEAGLRFDDVKLADPVQAVHLISHDPTLKQTVELADGRKFTGLDLQRVYHERAARFLDEHGGGERAARDVLETWGEVLDLLGSDPMSCADRLDWPAKLRLLESYRSRDNLGWASPRLHMIDLQYSDVRMDKGLYNRLVARGSMKRLVSEDEVRDAMITPPEDTRAYFRGRCLERYPAEVAAASWDSVIFDLGRESLVRIPTLEPLRGTKAHVGALLEAASSAEELVDSLTKG is encoded by the coding sequence ATGCGGCGGATCATGGGAACCGAGGTGGAGTACGGCATCGTGGTGCCGGGCGACTCCAGCGCCAACCCTGTGCTGACCTCCACGCACATCGTCCTCGCCTACGCGGCGGCGGCCGACATCCCGCGGGCCAGGCGCGCGCGCTGGGACTACGAGGTCGAGTCGCCGCTGCGCGACGCCCGCGGCTTCGACCTCAGCGCCGCGTCGCAGCAGACCAACGGCTCCGACGGTGACGACCTCGGTGCGGCCAACGTCATCCTGACCAACGGCGCGCGGCTCTACGTCGACCACGCGCACCCGGAGTACTCCGCCCCGGAGGTGACCAACCCGCGGGACGCGGTCATCTGGGACAAGGCGGGCGAACGGGTCATGGAGGAAGCGGCGATCCGGGCGGCCAGCGTGCCCGGGACCGCGCCCATCCAGCTCTACAAGAACAACATCGACGGCAAGGGCGCCAGCTACGGCACCCACGAGAACTACCTGATGGCGCGCAGCACGCCGTTCACCGCCGTCATCAGCGGCCTGACGCCGTTCTTCGCCTCCCGCCAGGTGATGTGCGGCTCGGGCCGGGTCGGCCTGGGGCAGGCGGGGGAGAAGGCCGGGTTCCAGCTCTCCCAGCGCGCGGACTACATCGAGGTCGAGGTCGGCCTGGAGACCACCCTCAAGCGCGGCATCATCAACACCCGCGACGAACCGCACGCCGACGCCGACAAGTACCGCAGGCTGCACGTGATCATCGGGGACGCCAACCTGGCGGAGACCTCCACGTACCTCAAGCTCGGCGCCACGGCGCTGGTGCTGGACATGATCGAGGCCGGTCTGCGCTTCGACGACGTCAAGCTGGCCGACCCGGTGCAGGCGGTGCACCTGATCAGCCACGACCCGACGCTGAAGCAGACCGTGGAGCTCGCCGACGGGCGCAAGTTCACCGGTCTGGACCTGCAGCGCGTCTACCACGAGCGCGCGGCCCGGTTCCTCGACGAGCACGGCGGCGGCGAGCGGGCCGCCCGGGACGTGCTGGAGACGTGGGGCGAGGTGCTGGACCTGCTCGGCTCCGACCCGATGAGCTGCGCCGACCGGCTGGACTGGCCGGCCAAGCTGCGGCTGCTGGAGAGCTACCGCTCCCGGGACAACCTGGGCTGGGCCTCGCCGCGGCTGCACATGATCGACCTGCAGTACTCCGACGTGCGCATGGACAAGGGACTGTACAACCGGCTGGTCGCGCGCGGCTCGATGAAGCGCCTGGTCAGCGAGGACGAGGTCCGCGACGCGATGATCACGCCGCCGGAGGACACCCGCGCCTACTTCCGGGGCCGCTGCCTGGAGCGCTACCCGGCGGAGGTCGCCGCGGCGTCCTGGGACTCGGTCATCTTCGACCTGGGCCGGGAGTCGTTGGTGCGCATCCCGACGCTGGAACCGCTGCGCGGCACCAAGGCGCACGTCGGCGCACTCCTGGAGGCGGCGTCCAGCGCCGAGGAGCTGGTCGATTCGCTGACCAAGGGCTGA
- a CDS encoding aldo/keto reductase codes for MIPAQTPVQRLGLGLAALGRPAYINLGRSDVLPAQRSAQAMRERTRAVLDAAHARGIRWVDTARSYGSAEQFLAEWLRERGHDDVVVSSKWGYAYVAQWRIETEVHEVKEHSLERLRAQWAETRTLLGDRIDLYQVHSLTASSPLFEDMALQHELARIRDAGVQLGFSTSGAAQAETIERAWEIEVGGRQLFSAVQSTWNSMEPSAGAVLNEVHTGGWRVLVKETLANGRLAVDPPRELVEVADRHGVSADAVAIAHVLRQPWADVVLLGPASVEQLDSNLAACRVELTDRDVHALETLARDAATYWGERAALPWH; via the coding sequence GTGATCCCCGCGCAGACACCGGTGCAGCGGCTCGGGCTCGGCCTGGCCGCGCTCGGCCGCCCCGCCTACATCAACCTCGGTCGGTCCGACGTGCTGCCCGCCCAGCGCAGCGCCCAGGCCATGCGGGAGCGCACGCGCGCGGTGCTCGACGCCGCGCACGCCCGCGGCATCCGCTGGGTGGACACCGCGCGCTCCTACGGCAGCGCGGAGCAGTTCCTCGCCGAGTGGCTGCGCGAACGCGGCCACGACGACGTGGTGGTGTCCAGCAAGTGGGGCTACGCCTACGTCGCGCAGTGGCGGATCGAGACCGAGGTGCACGAGGTCAAGGAGCACTCGCTGGAGCGGCTGCGCGCCCAGTGGGCCGAGACCCGCACGCTGCTGGGCGACCGGATCGACCTCTACCAGGTGCACTCGCTGACCGCGAGCAGCCCGCTGTTCGAGGACATGGCGCTGCAGCACGAGCTCGCCCGCATCCGCGACGCCGGGGTGCAGCTGGGCTTCTCCACCAGCGGCGCGGCGCAGGCCGAGACCATCGAACGCGCCTGGGAGATCGAGGTGGGCGGGCGGCAGCTGTTCTCCGCCGTGCAGTCCACCTGGAACTCGATGGAGCCGTCCGCGGGGGCGGTGCTCAACGAGGTGCACACCGGCGGCTGGCGGGTGCTGGTCAAGGAGACCCTGGCCAACGGGCGCCTCGCGGTGGACCCGCCGCGCGAGCTGGTGGAGGTCGCCGACCGGCACGGGGTGTCGGCCGACGCGGTGGCCATCGCGCACGTGCTGCGCCAGCCGTGGGCGGACGTGGTGCTGCTCGGCCCCGCCAGCGTGGAGCAGCTGGACTCGAACCTGGCGGCCTGCCGGGTGGAGCTCACCGACCGCGACGTGCACGCCCTGGAGACCCTCGCCCGCGACGCCGCCACCTACTGGGGCGAACGCGCCGCCCTCCCCTGGCACTGA
- a CDS encoding NUDIX hydrolase yields MMAGEELVAVYDAAGRVVGRATRARMRAEGLWHAAAAVLVLSPDGSEIYVHRRTDTKDVFPGMHDCTAGGVVAAGEDPATTAERELAEELGVRGAPVRFLFRSTFDQGTVHYHAFLHEVRWDGPIVHQPEEVAEGWWMPVAELRERLEDPDWPFVPDGRQFTLEWLARR; encoded by the coding sequence ATGATGGCCGGTGAGGAACTGGTGGCCGTGTACGACGCGGCCGGGCGCGTCGTGGGCCGTGCGACCCGGGCGCGGATGCGCGCCGAGGGCCTGTGGCACGCGGCGGCGGCGGTGCTGGTCCTCTCCCCCGACGGCAGCGAGATCTACGTGCACCGCCGCACCGACACCAAGGACGTCTTCCCGGGGATGCACGACTGCACGGCGGGCGGCGTCGTCGCGGCGGGCGAGGACCCGGCGACCACCGCGGAGCGCGAGCTGGCCGAGGAGCTGGGCGTGCGCGGCGCGCCGGTGCGCTTCCTGTTCCGCTCCACCTTCGACCAGGGCACCGTGCACTACCACGCGTTCCTCCACGAGGTCCGGTGGGACGGCCCGATCGTGCACCAGCCCGAGGAGGTCGCGGAGGGCTGGTGGATGCCCGTGGCGGAGCTCCGTGAACGCCTCGAGGACCCGGACTGGCCGTTCGTCCCCGACGGCCGCCAGTTCACCCTCGAATGGCTCGCCCGCCGGTGA
- a CDS encoding SDR family oxidoreductase: MSDRVLMITGASRGIGAATARAAARAGYRLVLTARSTDALSALVDELGADTALALPCDVTDLANLTEVVQRAEERFGRLDAVFANAGVSVPTSFLGDGGADPEQWRDMVLTNVYGAAITARVTLPALTRTQGHLLLTGSNAGRNVRPGNLYSATKWAVTGMAQNIRAECVGTGVRVTLIQPGMVETDMTADVPDVPKLRAEDIANAALYALEQPPSVDVNEIIIRPTGQEK, encoded by the coding sequence ATGTCCGATCGCGTCTTGATGATCACCGGGGCGTCCCGCGGCATCGGTGCCGCGACCGCGCGGGCCGCCGCCCGAGCCGGTTACCGCCTGGTCCTGACCGCCCGCTCCACCGACGCCCTGTCCGCCCTGGTCGACGAACTCGGCGCGGACACCGCCCTCGCCCTGCCCTGCGACGTCACCGACCTGGCGAACCTCACCGAGGTGGTCCAGCGCGCCGAGGAACGCTTCGGGCGCCTCGACGCGGTGTTCGCCAACGCCGGGGTGAGCGTGCCGACCTCGTTCCTGGGCGACGGCGGCGCCGACCCCGAGCAGTGGCGGGACATGGTGCTCACCAACGTCTACGGCGCGGCGATCACCGCCCGGGTGACCCTGCCCGCGCTCACCCGCACCCAGGGGCACCTGCTGCTGACCGGCTCCAACGCGGGCCGCAACGTCCGCCCCGGCAACCTCTACTCGGCCACCAAGTGGGCGGTCACCGGGATGGCGCAGAACATCCGCGCGGAGTGCGTCGGCACCGGGGTCCGGGTCACCCTCATCCAGCCGGGCATGGTGGAGACCGACATGACCGCGGACGTGCCGGACGTGCCCAAGCTGCGCGCCGAGGACATCGCGAACGCGGCCCTCTACGCGCTCGAGCAGCCCCCGTCGGTCGACGTCAACGAGATCATCATCCGCCCCACCGGCCAGGAGAAGTGA
- the prcB gene encoding proteasome subunit beta — protein MEPSSTQFPGQALPAAYLTPGSSSFTDFLRSTAPELLPSGRKLAEGAVEAPHGTTIVAVTFRGGVLLAGDRRATMGNLIAQRDMEKLFVTDAYSAVGIAGTAGVAQELVKLYAVELEHYEKLEGISLSLDGKANRLANMLRGNLQAAMQGLAVVPLFAGYDTEADDPDRAGRIVSYDVVGGRYDEVTGYHAVGSGSLFAKSALKKRFDPDADLDTAVRTAVEALYDAADDDSATGGPDLSRRIFPSVITITAADGAVRLPEERASEVATEVVNGRLENPGG, from the coding sequence ATGGAACCGAGCTCGACCCAGTTCCCGGGTCAGGCACTGCCGGCCGCCTACCTCACCCCGGGGTCGTCGTCGTTCACCGACTTCCTCCGGTCCACGGCGCCGGAGCTGCTGCCCAGCGGCCGGAAGCTGGCTGAGGGCGCGGTGGAGGCACCGCACGGCACCACCATCGTCGCGGTGACCTTCCGCGGTGGGGTGCTGCTGGCTGGTGACCGCCGAGCCACCATGGGCAACCTGATCGCCCAGCGGGACATGGAGAAGCTCTTCGTCACCGACGCGTACTCGGCGGTGGGCATCGCCGGGACCGCGGGTGTGGCGCAGGAGCTGGTCAAGCTGTACGCGGTCGAGCTGGAGCACTACGAGAAGCTCGAAGGCATCTCGCTGTCGCTGGACGGCAAGGCGAACCGGCTGGCCAACATGCTGCGCGGCAACCTGCAGGCCGCCATGCAGGGCCTGGCCGTGGTGCCGCTGTTCGCCGGCTACGACACCGAGGCCGACGACCCGGACCGCGCCGGGCGGATCGTCTCCTACGACGTGGTCGGCGGCCGCTACGACGAGGTCACCGGCTACCACGCGGTCGGGTCGGGTTCGCTGTTCGCGAAGTCCGCGCTGAAGAAGCGCTTCGACCCGGACGCCGACCTGGACACCGCGGTGCGCACCGCGGTCGAGGCGCTCTACGACGCCGCCGACGACGACTCGGCCACCGGTGGGCCGGACCTGTCGCGGCGGATCTTCCCGTCGGTCATCACCATCACCGCCGCAGACGGTGCCGTGCGGCTGCCCGAGGAGCGGGCGTCCGAGGTCGCCACCGAGGTCGTCAACGGCCGGTTGGAGAACCCCGGCGGCTGA
- the pafA gene encoding Pup--protein ligase: MQRRIFGIETEFGVTCTFHGQRRLSPDEVARYLFRRVVSWGRSSNVFLRNGARLYLDVGSHPEYATAECDDLVQLVTHDKAGERILEDLLIDAERRLADEGIGGDIFLFKNNTDSAGNSYGCHENYLVGRSGEFSRIADVLLPFLVTRQLICGAGKVLQTPRGAVYCLSQRAEHIWEGVSSATTRSRPIINTRDEPHADAERYRRLHVIVGDSNMSEVTTLLKVGAANLVLEMVEQGVQFRDFSLDNPIRAIREISHDLTGRRTVRLAGGREASALDIQREYYGRAVDHVARRGSDPMTDRILDLWGRALDAIEHQDFSLIDREIDWAIKHRLLERYRNKHGLELSSPRIAQLDLAYHDIRRGRGLFDMLQRKDLVDRATEDGEIEAAKDTPPQSTRAKLRGDFIAAAQAAGRDFTVDWVHLKLNDQAQRTVLCKDPFRAVDDRVERLISSL, from the coding sequence ATGCAGCGGCGGATCTTCGGCATCGAAACCGAGTTCGGGGTCACCTGCACGTTCCACGGGCAGCGGCGACTGTCCCCGGACGAGGTGGCCAGATACCTGTTCCGACGGGTCGTGTCGTGGGGGCGGTCGTCCAACGTCTTCCTCCGCAACGGGGCCAGGCTCTACCTGGACGTGGGCTCCCACCCGGAGTACGCCACGGCCGAGTGCGACGACCTCGTCCAGCTCGTCACGCACGACAAGGCGGGCGAGCGGATCCTCGAGGACCTGCTCATCGACGCCGAGCGGCGGCTCGCCGACGAGGGCATCGGCGGCGACATCTTCCTGTTCAAGAACAACACCGACTCGGCGGGCAACTCCTACGGCTGCCACGAGAACTACCTGGTCGGCCGGTCCGGGGAGTTCTCGCGCATCGCCGACGTGCTGCTGCCGTTCCTGGTGACCCGCCAGCTCATCTGCGGTGCCGGGAAGGTGCTGCAGACCCCGCGCGGCGCGGTGTACTGCCTGTCGCAGCGCGCCGAGCACATCTGGGAGGGCGTCTCCAGCGCGACGACCCGCTCGCGGCCCATCATCAACACCCGCGACGAGCCGCACGCCGACGCCGAGCGCTACCGCCGGCTGCACGTCATCGTCGGGGACTCCAACATGTCCGAGGTGACCACGCTGCTCAAGGTGGGCGCGGCCAACCTCGTGCTGGAGATGGTCGAGCAGGGCGTCCAGTTCCGGGACTTCAGCCTGGACAACCCGATCCGCGCCATCCGCGAGATCAGCCACGACCTGACCGGGCGCCGCACGGTCCGGCTGGCCGGTGGCCGGGAGGCCTCCGCGCTGGACATCCAGCGGGAGTACTACGGCCGGGCGGTGGACCACGTGGCGCGGCGCGGCTCGGACCCGATGACCGACCGCATCCTGGACCTGTGGGGCCGCGCGCTGGACGCCATCGAGCACCAGGACTTCTCGCTCATCGACCGGGAGATCGACTGGGCGATCAAGCACCGGCTGCTGGAGCGCTACCGCAACAAGCACGGCCTGGAGCTGTCCAGCCCGCGGATCGCCCAGCTGGACCTGGCCTACCACGACATCCGCCGCGGTCGCGGGCTGTTCGACATGCTGCAGCGCAAGGACCTGGTGGACCGGGCGACCGAGGACGGCGAGATCGAGGCGGCCAAGGACACCCCGCCGCAGAGCACGCGGGCCAAGCTGCGCGGTGACTTCATCGCCGCCGCGCAGGCGGCGGGCCGCGACTTCACGGTGGACTGGGTGCACCTGAAGCTCAACGACCAGGCGCAGCGCACGGTGCTGTGCAAGGACCCGTTCCGCGCCGTGGACGACCGCGTGGAGCGCCTCATCAGCTCGCTGTGA
- a CDS encoding WYL domain-containing protein yields the protein MATARAERLVNLVLCLLSTRQYLTAERIRAIVPGYSDAPTDEAFFRTFERDKAELRDLGIPLETGRNSAFDATDGYRIARRDYELGDVDLEPDEAAAVGLAVRLWDAPELTAAARGALLKLRAAGVDVDEHAWSAVEPKVRTTEPAFAPLLAAVQSGRVVQFDYRRPSSPDVRRRTVEPWGVVAWRGRWYVVGHDRDREAPRCFRLSRVQGEVQAVGRAGQVQRPPDIDLLSFVAGAQRETPPSTLARVWVADGRAQGARRRGKVVDRMRLGDDWGDVLELDLHYPESAAGWLAGYGADVVVLEPDTLRKTVHEIHLDVVEQAGEAS from the coding sequence GTGGCCACTGCGCGTGCTGAACGCTTGGTGAACCTGGTGCTGTGTCTGCTCTCGACCCGCCAGTACCTCACCGCTGAGCGGATTCGGGCGATCGTGCCGGGCTATTCCGACGCGCCCACCGACGAGGCCTTCTTCCGGACCTTCGAACGGGACAAGGCCGAGCTGCGGGACCTGGGGATCCCGTTGGAGACCGGCCGCAACTCCGCCTTCGACGCCACCGACGGCTACCGCATCGCCCGCCGCGACTACGAGCTCGGCGACGTCGACCTGGAACCGGACGAGGCGGCCGCCGTGGGGCTGGCGGTCCGGCTGTGGGACGCCCCCGAGCTCACCGCGGCGGCCCGCGGGGCGCTGCTGAAGCTGCGCGCGGCCGGGGTGGACGTCGACGAGCACGCCTGGTCGGCGGTGGAGCCGAAGGTGCGCACCACCGAACCGGCGTTCGCGCCGCTGCTGGCGGCGGTGCAGAGCGGCCGGGTGGTGCAGTTCGACTACCGGCGCCCGAGCAGCCCCGACGTGCGGCGGCGCACCGTCGAGCCGTGGGGTGTGGTGGCCTGGCGCGGCCGCTGGTACGTCGTCGGGCACGACCGCGACCGGGAGGCGCCGCGGTGCTTCCGGCTGTCCCGCGTCCAGGGCGAGGTCCAGGCCGTCGGCCGGGCCGGGCAGGTCCAGCGCCCGCCGGACATCGACCTGCTGAGCTTCGTCGCCGGTGCGCAGCGCGAGACGCCGCCCAGCACGCTCGCCCGCGTGTGGGTCGCCGACGGGCGGGCGCAGGGCGCGCGGCGCCGGGGGAAGGTCGTCGACCGGATGCGGCTCGGGGACGACTGGGGCGACGTGCTCGAGCTCGACCTGCACTACCCGGAGTCGGCGGCCGGCTGGCTCGCCGGCTACGGCGCCGACGTGGTGGTGCTGGAGCCGGACACCCTGCGCAAGACGGTCCACGAGATCCACCTCGACGTGGTGGAGCAGGCGGGGGAGGCGTCATGA